GCCGGCCAGCAGGGCCGCGACCAGCCGCCGCTGCACGGGCTGTCCGGCGGACCCCAGCCAGGCCTCCTCCATCGCCGCGACGACGGGCTCGCCGGTGAGGATGTTGCCCTGGACGGCATAGCAGCTGTCGCCGTCACCGCCGGTGCGGCCGCCGGCCCAGTCGAAGCAGTCGTCGCCGGTGTACGTCGCGGCGCCGGCCAGGCCGACGACGCCCACCTGGCGCTGTGCCCGGCCCTCGTCGCGTGCGGTCGCCTCGTCCAGCGCTGCCTGCGGGTCCTGGCCGGCCTCGAGGGCGTCGAGGAGCTCGTCGAGGTAGCCGACCCGCGCGAACGACTGGGTCGCCACCGCGCCCACGCCCCGGCGTACGCCCGGGACGACGCTGCCGACCGCGAGGAACTTGCTGGCCACGGCGACGCCGAAGAAGTCGCCGTCGCGCACGGCGATCGAGAAGGTCATCAGATCGCCTCGATGTCGGGGTAGCGCGGCTGCCACATGCGCTCGTAGACCTGCTGGATCGGGTCGCTCAACGGAGCGTCCGCGACGCCCTCGGCGGCCGCCTCCTGGGCGACCGCGATCGCCACCGTCGCCGAGACCAGGCGCAGGTCGCCGATGCCCGGCAGGAGCGGGGCGCCCGGGCGCCAGGCGTTGACCAGCCCGGCGAGCGCCTGGCTGGCCGCGGCGATCATGCCCTCGGTGACCACGCGCGCCCGGCACGCGGCCACGCCGAGGCCCAGGCCGGGGAAGATCAGCGCGTTGTTGGACTGCGCGATCGTGTGGCGCACGCCGCCGTGGTCGACCGGGGCGAACGGGCTGCCGGTCGCGATCAGGGCCTGACCGTCGGTCCACTCGAGCAGGTCCGCCGGCGTCGCCTCGGCGCGGCTGGTCGGGTTGGACAGCGGGAAGATGATCGGGCGCGGGCTGTGCCGGTGCATCTCCTCGACGACCTCGCGGGAGAACGCCCCGCCCTTGGTCGAGGTGCCGATGAGGATGGTCGGCTTGACGTGCCTGACCACGTCCATGAGCCCGATGTGCCCCCGCCTCTCCAGCTCCCAGCCCGCCACGTCCTCGCGGGCCCGGGCGTAGGGCTTCTGGAAGTCGAGCAGCGTCGCGTCGTCGTCGACGTACAGCCCCTGGAGGCCGATCGCCCAGAACCTCTCGTAGGCCTCGCGCTCGGTCTCGGCCGCGCCGGTGCGCAGCATGGTGTCGCGGACCAGGTTGGCGATGCCGATGCCCGCGCTGCCCGCCCCGAAGACGACGATGCGGTGCTCGTCGAGGTCGTGGCCGGTCACGTCGACCGCGGCCAGCAGCGCGGCCAGCACGACCGCCGCCGTGCCCTGGATGTCGTCGTTGAAGGTGCAGACCTCGTCGCGGTAGCGGTTGAGGATGCGGTGGGCGTTGCCGGTGCCGACGTCCTCCCAGTGGATCATCGCGTTGGGGAACTGCTGCTCGACGGTGCGCACGAAGAGCTCGACGAACTCGTCGTACCTCTCGCCGCGGACGCGGGAGTGGCGCTCGCCGAGGTACATCTCGTTGCTCAGCAGGCCGAGGTTGTCGGTGCCGACGTCGAGGACGACGGGGATGACCCGCCGCGGGTGGATGCCGGCCGCGGCGGTGTAGACGCTGAGCTTGCCGATCGCGATCTGGATGCCGCCGATGCCCTGGTCACCGATGCCGAGGATGCCCTCGGAGTCGGTCACGCAGACCAGGTCGACGTCGTCGGGACCGAGGCCGTAGTTGAGCAGCGACCGCTCCACCAGCTCGGGCTGGTCGATGGACAGGAAGACCCCGCGCGGGCGGTTGTAGGTGTGGCTGAACCGCTCGATCGCCTCGCCGATCGTGGGGGTGTAGATGACCGGCAGCATCTCCTCGAGGTGGCCGGTGAGCAGGTAGTAGAACAGCACCTCGTTGCGGTCGCGCAGCGCGTTGAGGGTGAGGAACTTGCCGAGCATCGTCCCGGTGTTGCGGAACTGCTCGTAGACGCGGCGGGTCTGGTTCTCCAGCGTGGTGAACCCGGTCGGGACGAGCCCGTCGATGTCGAGCGCCTTGCGCTGCTCGGCGGTGAACGCCGTCCCCCGGTTGGTCATCGGGTTGGACAGCACCGCCCGCCCCCGTGCCCGGATGCGCAGCGTCCCCGCCCCGATGGTGGTGTCCTGCTCGTAGTCGCGCTCCGGCATGTCCCCACCATGCCAAGCGACCGGCGTACGCGCGAGTACGCGCGGACTTGCGTTCCTACTGTTCGCGGGCGTCGCTGGGGTTCAGTTTCACTAGGTACCTAGTGAAACTGTCACTTCCCGAGCGAAGTTTCGCTCGGGGAGTGACAAAGTCACTAGGTACCTAGTGAAACTGGACCCAGCGCTCAGAGGCCGAGGTCGCGGCCGATGAGCTCCTTCATGATCTCGTTCGAGCCCGCCCAGATCTTCGAGACGCGGGCGTCCTTCCAGGCGCGGGCCACGCGGTACTCGTTCATGAACCCGTAGCCGCCGTGGATCTGGACGCAGTGGTCGAGGATCTCGTTCTGGATCTGCGAGGTCCACCACTTGGCCTTGGCGGCGTCGGTGGGGGTGAGCTCCTTCTTGGAGTGGGAGATCACGCACTGGTCGATGTAGGCCTGCGTGACGTCGATCTGCGTGAACATCTCGGCGAACAGGAACTTGATGTGCTGGAAGGACCCGATGCCCTGGCCGAAGGCCTTGCGCTCCTTGGAGTACTCCAGCGTCTCGATCAGGATCTGCTTGGCGTGCGCCAGGTTGGAGATCGCGCAGCCCAGCCGCTCCTGCGGGAGGTTCTGCATCATGTGGATGAACCCGTTGTCGAGCTCGCCGATGATGTCGTCGTCGGTGCAGCGGACGTTCTCGAAGAACAGCTCGGCGGTGTCGGACTCGGGCTGGCCGACCTTGTCGAGCTTGCGACCGCGGCTGTAGCCCTCCTTGGTCGTCTCGACGCCGAACAGCGTGATCCCACGGGCCTTCTTCTCCGGGGAGGTGCGGGCCGCCACCACGACCAGGTCGGCGGAGTAGCCGTTGGTGATGAAGGTCTTCGACCCGTTGATCACCCAGTCGTCGCCGTCGCGGACCGCGGTCGTCTTGAGCGCGGCGAGGTCGGAGCCGCCGGAGGGCTCGGTCATGCCGATCGCGCAGAGGTTCTCACCGCTGGCGACGCCGGGCAGCCAGCGCTTCTTCTGCTCGTCGGTGGTCAGCTCGACGAGGTACGGCGCCACGATGTCGGCGTGGATGCCCACGCAGGACGAGAGGGCGGCGTTGACGTGGCTGAGCTCCTCCATGAGCACCGCGTTGAAGCGGTAGTCGTTGGCCTGGAAGCCGCCGAACTCCTCGGGCACCTCGAGCCCGAGCAGGCCCGCCTCGCCGGCCTTGAGCCAGAAGTCACGACCGAACTGCTTGTTCTCGATGTGCTCCTCGAGGTGGGGCTCGACCTCGCGGGCGAGGAACTCGCGGACGGAGCTGCGGAAGTCCTCGTGGTCGGACTCGTAGATCTCACGCTTCATGGCACACCTCAGGCTGGCTACTGACCGGTAACGAACCTGCCCATTCTCTCAGGTCCCTCGCCCCCGGCGAAGGGGAACCTCAGTGGACTGCGCCACGCCGCACCGCCTCACCGGGACGGGTGCGTGCGCTGGACACACCGGGGCCCAGCCGGTTGCAGGGCCGCACCTTCCACGCCTTCCACACCGAGGGCGCCGGCGGCGGTCACGCTCCCGACATCATCCGCATCGCCTCCGAGCCCTACGTGCTGCCGGCCTCGACCAACCCCACCAGGCCGTTCACGCACAACACGATCGCCGAGCACCTCGACATGGTGATGGTCGCCCACCA
This genomic window from Nocardioides marmoribigeumensis contains:
- a CDS encoding DUF1028 domain-containing protein, translated to MTFSIAVRDGDFFGVAVASKFLAVGSVVPGVRRGVGAVATQSFARVGYLDELLDALEAGQDPQAALDEATARDEGRAQRQVGVVGLAGAATYTGDDCFDWAGGRTGGDGDSCYAVQGNILTGEPVVAAMEEAWLGSAGQPVQRRLVAALLAGDAAGGDLRGRQSAALVVVGPRGGYDPEAGTVADLRVDDHPDAPRELARISDLWELYFGRPEGVQPLTGELRDEVAGHLATLGLTGEVEQALEIWMGGANLETRATPEGIDARVLEELRREAATPTGTSD
- a CDS encoding NAD-dependent malic enzyme gives rise to the protein MPERDYEQDTTIGAGTLRIRARGRAVLSNPMTNRGTAFTAEQRKALDIDGLVPTGFTTLENQTRRVYEQFRNTGTMLGKFLTLNALRDRNEVLFYYLLTGHLEEMLPVIYTPTIGEAIERFSHTYNRPRGVFLSIDQPELVERSLLNYGLGPDDVDLVCVTDSEGILGIGDQGIGGIQIAIGKLSVYTAAAGIHPRRVIPVVLDVGTDNLGLLSNEMYLGERHSRVRGERYDEFVELFVRTVEQQFPNAMIHWEDVGTGNAHRILNRYRDEVCTFNDDIQGTAAVVLAALLAAVDVTGHDLDEHRIVVFGAGSAGIGIANLVRDTMLRTGAAETEREAYERFWAIGLQGLYVDDDATLLDFQKPYARAREDVAGWELERRGHIGLMDVVRHVKPTILIGTSTKGGAFSREVVEEMHRHSPRPIIFPLSNPTSRAEATPADLLEWTDGQALIATGSPFAPVDHGGVRHTIAQSNNALIFPGLGLGVAACRARVVTEGMIAAASQALAGLVNAWRPGAPLLPGIGDLRLVSATVAIAVAQEAAAEGVADAPLSDPIQQVYERMWQPRYPDIEAI
- a CDS encoding acyl-CoA dehydrogenase family protein — its product is MKREIYESDHEDFRSSVREFLAREVEPHLEEHIENKQFGRDFWLKAGEAGLLGLEVPEEFGGFQANDYRFNAVLMEELSHVNAALSSCVGIHADIVAPYLVELTTDEQKKRWLPGVASGENLCAIGMTEPSGGSDLAALKTTAVRDGDDWVINGSKTFITNGYSADLVVVAARTSPEKKARGITLFGVETTKEGYSRGRKLDKVGQPESDTAELFFENVRCTDDDIIGELDNGFIHMMQNLPQERLGCAISNLAHAKQILIETLEYSKERKAFGQGIGSFQHIKFLFAEMFTQIDVTQAYIDQCVISHSKKELTPTDAAKAKWWTSQIQNEILDHCVQIHGGYGFMNEYRVARAWKDARVSKIWAGSNEIMKELIGRDLGL